The following are encoded together in the Macadamia integrifolia cultivar HAES 741 chromosome 10, SCU_Mint_v3, whole genome shotgun sequence genome:
- the LOC122092175 gene encoding L-type lectin-domain containing receptor kinase IX.1-like, protein MSDLNIDVVVKRISKGSRQGMKEYASEVKIISRLRHRNLVHLVGWCHQRKELLLVYEFMPNGSLDSHLFRNRGSSTWELRYRIALDLASALQYLHEGWNQCVIHMDIKSNNVILDSNFNAKLGDFGLSRLVDNERVSQTRTQTTDIAGTMGYMAPEYVITGKASKESDVYSYGIALLEISCGRKAIEKMVDSSEISLVEWVWELYGRGKHLEAADPSQGMDPERQKIECMIVVGLWCAQQDYNPQPSILQATNVLKFDAPLPILPFRGVPVPSPFSIT, encoded by the coding sequence ATGAGTGATCTCAATATTGATGTTGTTGTGAAAAGGATCTCTAAAGGATCTAGACAAGGGATGAAGGAGTATGCATCAGAGGTGAAGATCATTAGTCGATTGAGGCATAGGAACCTCGTACACCTTGTTGGTTGGTGCCATCAACGGAAAGAACTACTTCTTGTGTATGAGTTCATGCCCAATGGAAGCCTTGATTCCCATCTATTTCGAAATAGGGGTTCCTCGACATGGGAGTTAAGGTACAGGATAGCTCTTGACTTAGCCTCTGCATTGCAGTACCTACATGAAGGGTGGAATCAATGCGTCATCCACATGGATATTAAATCCAACAATGTAATTCTAGATTCCAACTTCAATGCTAAACTTGGGGATTTCGGTTTGTCTAGGCTTGTGGATAATGAGAGAGTGTCACAAACAAGGACTCAAACAACCGATATAGCTGGTACCATGGGATACATGGCACCTGAATATGTCATTACTGGGAAAGCTAGCAAAGAATCTGATGTCTATAGCTATGGAATTGCTCTCTTAGAAATTTCTTGTGGGAGAAAGGCCATTGAGAAGATGGTTGACTCAAGTGAAATAAGTTTGGTAGAATGGGTTTGGGAACTCTATGGAAGAGGAAAACATCTAGAAGCGGCTGACCCAAGTCAAGGTATGGATCCTGAGAGGCAAAAAATAGAGTGCATGATTGTTGTTGGGCTATGGTGTGCTCAACAAGATTACAATCCCCAACCTTCTATTTTGCAAGCTACTAATGTTCTCAAATTTGACGCTCCACTGCCCATTCTCCCATTTCGTGGGGTGCCTGTTCCTTCACCATTCTCGATTACATAA